From one Rubrobacter xylanophilus genomic stretch:
- a CDS encoding ATP-binding protein, with product MSGTQVFEGIVGNRVVQSVLERALRSGEIPHAYLFHGPEGVGKRTVARRFGAALVTGGEAAAFERALRGLHPDLTEVEPEGAFTTIGQVREVLRLAASRPFEGERRVFVLRADTLNVQAANALLKTLEEPEGGVVFLLLAASRGAVLPTIASRAQSLRFDPVPREEVARFLAERGCREPDLAAALGRGSVGLALRYAEERELQELREAVLDAVLGPLRDFEDVHRAAGRIAGLAGKVGEKREREALSAVEGPDRAARERARRAGRAARDGAVREALGLLSTVYRDAAAIAAGAPELVINIDREEELRRVVREREGVDWAEAAVRAGEAAFDLAYNVSPEAILEVTLSELRRKTSGNSPGW from the coding sequence TTGAGCGGGACGCAGGTCTTCGAGGGGATAGTCGGTAACCGGGTGGTGCAGAGCGTACTGGAGCGTGCGCTGCGCTCCGGGGAGATCCCCCACGCCTACCTCTTCCACGGTCCCGAAGGGGTCGGCAAGCGCACCGTCGCCCGGCGCTTCGGAGCGGCGCTCGTGACGGGCGGGGAGGCGGCGGCGTTCGAACGGGCGCTGCGCGGCCTGCACCCGGACCTCACCGAGGTCGAGCCCGAAGGGGCCTTCACCACCATAGGTCAGGTGCGGGAGGTGCTGCGCCTGGCGGCCAGCCGGCCCTTCGAGGGGGAGCGGCGGGTCTTCGTCCTGCGTGCGGACACGCTCAACGTGCAGGCCGCGAACGCCCTGCTCAAGACCCTGGAGGAGCCGGAGGGCGGTGTCGTCTTCCTGCTGCTCGCCGCCTCCCGGGGGGCCGTTCTCCCGACCATAGCCTCCCGGGCCCAGTCTCTGCGCTTCGATCCCGTCCCCCGGGAGGAGGTTGCCCGCTTTCTGGCGGAGCGGGGCTGCAGGGAGCCCGACCTCGCCGCAGCGCTCGGCCGGGGGAGCGTCGGGCTCGCGCTCCGCTACGCGGAGGAGAGGGAGCTCCAGGAGCTTCGGGAAGCCGTGCTGGACGCGGTCCTCGGGCCCCTGCGGGACTTCGAGGACGTGCACCGGGCGGCGGGCAGGATAGCGGGGCTCGCCGGGAAGGTCGGGGAGAAGCGGGAGAGGGAGGCTCTCTCCGCCGTGGAGGGGCCCGACCGGGCGGCGCGGGAGCGGGCCCGGCGCGCGGGGAGGGCGGCCCGCGACGGGGCGGTGAGGGAGGCGCTCGGGCTGCTCTCTACCGTCTACCGGGACGCCGCCGCCATAGCCGCCGGAGCCCCGGAGCTCGTCATCAACATCGATCGCGAGGAAGAGCTGCGCCGGGTCGTCCGCGAGCGGGAGGGGGTGGACTGGGCGGAAGCCGCCGTCCGGGCCGGAGAAGCCGCCTTCGACCTTGCGTATAATGTCTCACCGGAGGCTATTCTGGAGGTGACCCTATCGGAGTTGCGGCGGAAGACGTCCGGGAACTCCCCCGGCTGGTAG
- the tmk gene encoding dTMP kinase, whose protein sequence is MEGVDFCGKSTLVRGLGERLRGAGMPVRFSREPGGTPAAERIRELLLDPRGEMDPWTEAYLYAAARADHVRLLILPALERGEAVICERFLDSSLAYQGRGRGLGMENVRRLNLWAVGDLVPDVTFYLRVGEEERLRRARASGVPPDRIERSGSGFMRRVEEGFEEIARRDPGRVRILDGTLPPSELTEMVARELRGYTRGG, encoded by the coding sequence GGAGGGGGTGGACTTCTGCGGCAAGTCCACCCTGGTGCGGGGGCTCGGAGAGAGGCTTCGGGGGGCCGGGATGCCCGTACGCTTCAGCCGGGAGCCGGGCGGCACCCCGGCCGCCGAGAGGATCCGGGAGCTGCTGCTGGATCCGCGGGGTGAGATGGACCCCTGGACCGAGGCCTACCTCTACGCCGCCGCCCGGGCGGACCACGTGCGGCTCCTCATCCTGCCGGCCCTCGAGCGGGGAGAGGCCGTGATCTGCGAGCGCTTTCTGGACTCCAGCCTCGCCTACCAGGGCCGCGGTCGCGGTCTCGGGATGGAGAACGTCCGCCGGCTCAACCTCTGGGCCGTCGGGGATCTCGTGCCGGACGTCACCTTCTACCTCCGAGTGGGGGAGGAGGAGCGCCTGCGCCGGGCCCGGGCCTCCGGGGTGCCGCCCGACAGGATCGAACGCTCCGGCAGCGGCTTCATGCGCCGGGTCGAGGAGGGGTTCGAGGAGATCGCCCGCCGTGATCCGGGGCGGGTCCGCATCCTCGACGGGACCCTCCCGCCCTCCGAGCTCACCGAGATGGTGGCGCGGGAGCTGCGCGGGTATACTCGCGGGGGTTGA